In a single window of the Cucumis melo cultivar AY chromosome 11, USDA_Cmelo_AY_1.0, whole genome shotgun sequence genome:
- the LOC103497310 gene encoding uncharacterized protein LOC103497310 has product MGSQVSKQVERRKSINTEKKVLADLRINAGEDFPGSDYRPPDRKNWMSNLGIERTRVNQIVWPGTHDSATNVIGIPFITRPFAQCQSLSIYEQLVLGTRLLDIRIQENRLVCHGILSTYSVDVVFADIKKFLAETQSEIVILEIRTEFGHEDPPDFDKYIVEQIGEFLIHNDDRVFEKTIAELLPKRVICIWKPRKSPAPKAGDPLWGGGYLKDNWIDTDLPSTKFESNLKFLSEQPPVTKRKYFYRVENTVTPKADNPILCVKPVTRRIHKFARLFINQSFAKGVADKLQVLSTDFIDGDFVDACVGLTSARIEGKA; this is encoded by the coding sequence ATGGGTTCTCAAGTATCCAAACAAGTGGAACGCCGGAAGTCCATTAACACGGAGAAGAAGGTTCTAGCCGACCTCCGAATAAACGCCGGCGAAGATTTCCCCGGTTCCGATTACCGGCCACCCGACAGAAAGAACTGGATGTCAAATCTCGGCATCGAAAGAACCCGCGTGAACCAAATCGTATGGCCAGGGACTCACGACTCCGCCACCAACGTCATCGGAATACCTTTCATCACCCGTCCTTTCGCCCAGTGTCAATCACTTTCCATTTACGAACAGCTCGTGTTAGGCACGCGCCTCCTCGACATTCGAATCCAAGAAAATCGTTTAGTCTGCCATGGGATCCTCTCAACCTACAGCGTCGACGTCGTTTTCGCCGATATAAAGAAATTCCTGGCCGAAACCCAATCCGAAATCGTAATCCTCGAGATCCGAACAGAGTTTGGCCATGAAGATCCGCCGGATTTCGACAAGTACATTGTTGAACAAATCGGGGAGTTTTTGATTCACAACGATGATCGGGTGTTTGAGAAGACGATTGCGGAATTGTTGCCGAAGAGAGTGATTTGTATTTGGAAACCCAGGAAATCGCCGGCGCCAAAGGCAGGAGATCCGTTGTGGGGAGGTGGGTATTTGAAGGATAATTGGATTGATACGGATCTGCCGTCAACGAAGTTTGAGAGTAACTTGAAATTCTTGTCGGAGCAACCACCGGTGACGAAGAGGAAATACTTTTACAGAGTGGAGAATACGGTGACGCCGAAAGCGGATAATCCTATATTGTGTGTGAAACCGGTGACGAGAAGGATTCATAAATTTGCTCGGTTGTTTATTAATCAAAGCTTTGCGAAAGGAGTGGCCGATAAATTGCAAGTTTTGTCGACGGACTTCATTGATGGGGATTTTGTCGATGCTTGTGTTGGACTCACAAGTGCAAGAATTGAAGGGAAGgcctaa
- the LOC103497309 gene encoding dirigent protein 23-like, translating to MANLSVSFSFILLIATLPWTQSLNPKKPVISRHLSQKQTVTNIQFYFHDTVSGKTPSAIKVAEAPTSSKSPTLFGALFIADDPLTESPDPKSKEVGRAQGLYGSAAQQEIGLMMALTYEFTAGEFKGSSIVVLGKNSVMHTVRELPVVGGTGVFRFARGYAEARTYWFNTLGDAIVGYNVTVIH from the coding sequence atggcaaaTCTTTCTGTATCATTCTCCTTCATCCTCTTAATCGCAACTCTCCCATGGACTCAAAGCCTAAACCCAAAAAAACCCGTAATCTCAAGACACCTTTCTCAAAAACAGACCGTCACCAACATCCAATTCTACTTCCACGACACCGTCAGCGGGAAAACCCCCTCCGCCATCAAGGTCGCCGAGGCCCCAACCTCCAGCAAATCTCCGACCCTCTTCGGCGCCTTGTTCATCGCCGACGACCCTTTGACAGAATCACCCGACCCTAAATCCAAGGAGGTTGGTCGGGCGCAGGGGCTGTACGGATCCGCAGCGCAGCAGGAAATTGGCCTAATGATGGCATTAACCTACGAGTTTACCGCCGGCGAGTTCAAAGGCAGCTCCATTGTTGTTTTGGGGAAGAATTCGGTGATGCATACCGTTCGTGAGTTACCGGTCGTCGGAGGGACGGGAGTTTTCCGATTCGCTCGTGGGTACGCAGAGGCGAGGACTTATTGGTTTAACACTCTTGGTGATGCCATTGTTGGTTATAATGTGACAGTTATACACTAA